In Georgenia soli, a genomic segment contains:
- a CDS encoding thiamine ABC transporter substrate-binding protein, which yields MTSTTRRRLARTTAATAAAALALAGCSLGGGDDGGAAADGTGSSTGGGRLTVVTHDSFHLSQDLLDQFEADTGYQLEMVAPGDGGALVNQLILTADSPLGDVVYGIDNSFAARAIDAGVLEPYTSEKLPASAEQYAADDSGSLTPVDMGDVCLNVDHRWFAEKGVPEPTTLEDLTEPAYKDLLVVTNPATSSPGLSFLLATVGAFGEDGWQQYWKDLKANGVKVVEGWSDAYYVDFSGSEGAGPRPIVLSYASSPAAEVPEGGGEPRTGAMLDTCFRQVEYAGVIAGGQNEAGAHAFIDFLLSPEVQADIPGQMYMYPVDDTVELPAAWAEHAPLAEHPFTVDPATINAHREDWIATWSDIVTG from the coding sequence CGCGCGGACCACCGCGGCCACCGCCGCCGCCGCGCTCGCCCTGGCGGGCTGCAGCCTCGGCGGCGGGGACGACGGCGGAGCGGCCGCCGACGGGACGGGCAGCTCGACCGGCGGCGGGAGGCTCACGGTCGTCACGCACGACTCCTTCCACCTCAGCCAGGACCTCCTCGACCAGTTCGAGGCCGACACCGGCTACCAGCTCGAGATGGTCGCCCCCGGCGACGGCGGAGCACTGGTCAACCAGCTGATCCTCACCGCCGACTCCCCGCTCGGGGACGTCGTCTACGGGATCGACAACTCCTTCGCCGCCCGCGCGATCGACGCGGGCGTGCTGGAGCCCTACACCTCCGAGAAGCTGCCCGCCTCCGCCGAGCAGTACGCCGCCGACGACTCCGGCTCGCTCACCCCTGTCGACATGGGCGACGTCTGCCTCAACGTGGACCACCGGTGGTTCGCCGAGAAGGGGGTCCCGGAGCCCACCACCCTGGAGGACCTCACCGAGCCGGCGTACAAGGACCTCCTCGTCGTCACCAACCCCGCGACCTCGTCGCCGGGCCTGTCCTTCCTGCTCGCCACGGTCGGCGCGTTCGGCGAGGACGGGTGGCAGCAGTACTGGAAGGACCTCAAGGCCAACGGGGTCAAGGTCGTCGAGGGCTGGTCCGACGCCTACTACGTCGACTTCTCGGGCTCCGAGGGCGCCGGCCCGCGCCCGATCGTGCTCTCCTACGCCTCCTCGCCCGCCGCGGAGGTGCCCGAGGGCGGCGGTGAGCCGCGCACGGGCGCCATGCTCGACACCTGCTTCCGGCAGGTCGAGTACGCCGGGGTCATCGCGGGCGGCCAGAACGAGGCGGGCGCGCACGCCTTCATCGACTTCCTCCTCTCCCCGGAGGTCCAGGCCGACATCCCCGGGCAGATGTACATGTACCCCGTCGACGACACCGTCGAGCTCCCCGCCGCGTGGGCCGAGCACGCCCCCCTCGCCGAGCACCCGTTCACCGTCGACCCGGCGACCATCAACGCGCACCGCGAGGACTGGATCGCCACCTGGTCCGACATCGTGACCGGCTGA
- a CDS encoding ABC transporter permease: MVRRLGWALATAVPLVFLGVFFAWPVLAIVGRGFVSDGALDLSAFADVFTRSRTWRIVGLTLAQASLGTALSVLLGLPGAYVLYRCRFRGRALVRAFVTVPFVLPSVVVGVAFRALLAEGGPLGFLGLDGTFAAIVAALVFFNYALVVRIVGGMWQRLDPRAEEAARALGASPARAFRTVTLPALAPAIASAASMVFLFCATAFGVVLVLGGIRFGTIETEIWIQTTQFLDLRAAAVLSVVQLVVVAAALALAGRSRRRQERALRLRTDADTGHRLTLVARRGGGLRPGPDALPAALTAAVVVGLLGLPLAGLVVRSFRTPDGGWGLANYVNLGTTGGDNALTVTVWEATENSLRTAVDATVMAVVVGTLVALVVSRRPRRRAARRAVNLFDALFMLPLGVSAVTVGFGFLITLNRPPLDLRTSAVLVPIAQAVVAVPMVVRTVLPVLRAIDPRLREAAATLRASPGRVLATVDGPFLVRALGLAIGFAFAVSLGEFGATSFLARPDRPTLPVVIFRLIGRPGAENYGMAMAAAVLLAVLTATVMGVAERLRTKEATEW, translated from the coding sequence ATGGTCCGCCGGCTGGGATGGGCGCTGGCCACGGCGGTGCCGCTGGTCTTCCTCGGTGTCTTCTTCGCCTGGCCCGTCCTCGCCATCGTCGGGCGGGGCTTCGTCTCCGACGGCGCCCTCGACCTCAGCGCGTTCGCCGACGTCTTCACCCGGTCACGGACGTGGCGGATCGTCGGCCTCACGCTCGCGCAGGCGAGCCTGGGCACGGCCCTGTCCGTGCTCCTGGGCCTGCCCGGGGCGTACGTGCTCTACCGGTGCCGCTTCCGTGGCCGCGCGCTGGTGCGCGCGTTCGTCACGGTCCCGTTCGTGCTGCCCTCCGTGGTGGTCGGCGTCGCGTTCCGGGCGCTCCTCGCCGAGGGCGGCCCCCTGGGGTTCCTCGGCCTGGACGGCACCTTCGCCGCGATCGTCGCGGCGCTCGTCTTCTTCAACTACGCCCTCGTCGTGCGCATCGTCGGCGGCATGTGGCAGCGGCTGGACCCGCGCGCCGAGGAGGCGGCCCGCGCCCTGGGCGCCTCGCCGGCCCGCGCGTTCCGCACGGTGACGCTGCCCGCGCTCGCCCCGGCGATCGCCTCCGCGGCGTCGATGGTGTTCCTGTTCTGCGCCACCGCGTTCGGGGTCGTGCTCGTGCTCGGCGGGATCCGGTTCGGCACCATCGAGACCGAGATCTGGATCCAGACCACCCAGTTCCTCGACCTGCGCGCCGCCGCGGTCCTCTCGGTGGTCCAGCTCGTCGTCGTCGCGGCCGCCCTCGCCCTCGCGGGGCGCAGCCGCCGCCGGCAGGAGCGGGCCCTGCGGCTGCGCACCGACGCCGACACCGGGCACCGGCTGACGCTGGTCGCCCGGCGCGGCGGCGGGCTCCGGCCGGGACCGGACGCGCTGCCCGCCGCCCTCACGGCCGCCGTCGTCGTCGGGCTCCTCGGCCTGCCGCTCGCCGGCCTGGTGGTGCGGTCCTTCCGCACGCCCGACGGCGGCTGGGGGCTGGCCAACTACGTCAACCTGGGCACCACCGGCGGGGACAACGCCCTGACCGTCACCGTGTGGGAGGCCACCGAGAACTCCCTGCGCACCGCCGTCGACGCCACCGTCATGGCCGTGGTGGTGGGGACCCTCGTGGCGCTCGTCGTCTCCCGCCGGCCGCGGCGCCGCGCCGCCCGCCGGGCCGTGAACCTGTTCGACGCGCTGTTCATGCTGCCCCTGGGCGTCTCCGCCGTGACGGTCGGGTTCGGGTTCCTCATCACCCTGAACCGCCCGCCGCTGGACCTGCGCACCTCCGCGGTGCTCGTGCCGATCGCCCAGGCGGTGGTCGCGGTGCCGATGGTCGTGCGCACCGTGCTGCCGGTGCTGCGCGCGATCGACCCACGGCTGCGCGAGGCCGCCGCGACCCTGCGGGCGTCGCCGGGCCGGGTCCTCGCCACCGTCGACGGCCCGTTCCTCGTCCGGGCGCTCGGGCTGGCCATCGGGTTCGCGTTCGCCGTCTCCCTCGGAGAGTTCGGGGCGACGTCGTTCCTGGCCCGCCCCGACCGCCCCACCCTGCCCGTGGTGATCTTCCGGCTCATCGGCCGGCCGGGCGCCGAGAACTACGGCATGGCGATGGCGGCGGCCGTGCTGCTGGCCGTGCTGACCGCGACCGTGATGGGCGTGGCCGAACGGCTGCGCACGAAGGAGGCGACCGAGTGGTGA
- a CDS encoding ABC transporter ATP-binding protein: MSERGLAVRDLVVRYEGAGKTATTAVAGVDLDVAVGEILALLGPSGSGKSSLLRAVAGLEPVAAGSVSWDGRDVTNVPVHRRGFGLMFQEGQLFPHRSVAGNIAYGLAMSGVPRAVRARRVAELLELVGLEGYGPRAVSTLSGGQAQRVALARSLAPEPKLLLLDEPLSALDRGLRDRLTAELHDILRRTGTTALYVTHDHDEAFTVADRVAVMIDGHLAQVDEPARLWRVPADRRVAAFLGYGPFLPAETRNHVAVTSLGEVPLRGTIASGTSAPAQASTGSAAAPASTGPSGRVVVGLGPGALQVVTGEGWAGGHDVEVPAVATRFVRGRTEVDVLLPDGTAATAVAPGAVQLPSHVQVRLDPDAAVVVPAETPGQPACA; this comes from the coding sequence GTGAGCGAGCGGGGCCTCGCGGTGCGTGACCTGGTGGTGCGGTACGAGGGGGCGGGGAAGACCGCGACGACGGCGGTCGCCGGGGTGGACCTGGACGTCGCCGTCGGCGAGATCCTCGCCCTCCTCGGGCCGTCGGGGTCGGGCAAGTCGTCCCTGCTGCGGGCCGTCGCCGGGCTGGAGCCCGTGGCCGCGGGGTCGGTGTCCTGGGACGGGCGGGACGTGACGAACGTGCCCGTGCACCGGCGCGGTTTCGGCCTGATGTTCCAGGAGGGGCAGCTCTTCCCGCACCGCTCGGTCGCCGGCAACATCGCGTACGGGCTGGCCATGTCCGGGGTCCCGCGCGCCGTGCGGGCGCGGCGGGTGGCGGAGCTGCTCGAGCTCGTCGGCCTGGAGGGCTACGGCCCCCGGGCGGTCAGCACCCTCTCCGGCGGGCAGGCGCAGCGGGTGGCGCTGGCCCGCTCGCTCGCGCCGGAGCCGAAGCTGCTGCTGCTCGACGAGCCGCTCTCCGCGCTCGACCGCGGGCTGCGGGACCGGCTCACCGCGGAGCTGCACGACATCCTCCGCCGCACCGGCACCACCGCCCTGTACGTCACTCATGACCACGACGAGGCGTTCACCGTGGCCGACCGGGTGGCCGTGATGATCGACGGTCACCTGGCCCAGGTGGACGAGCCGGCCCGGCTGTGGCGCGTGCCGGCTGACCGCAGGGTCGCGGCGTTCCTGGGGTACGGGCCGTTCCTGCCCGCAGAGACGCGCAACCACGTCGCCGTGACGTCGCTGGGGGAGGTGCCCCTGCGCGGGACGATCGCGTCCGGCACCTCCGCCCCGGCCCAGGCGTCAACCGGGTCCGCGGCTGCGCCCGCGTCCACCGGCCCGAGCGGCCGCGTCGTGGTGGGCCTGGGGCCCGGCGCCCTGCAGGTGGTGACGGGTGAGGGCTGGGCCGGCGGGCACGACGTCGAGGTGCCGGCGGTGGCGACCCGGTTCGTGCGGGGCCGCACGGAGGTGGACGTCCTCCTGCCCGACGGGACCGCGGCGACCGCCGTCGCCCCCGGTGCCGTGCAGCTGCCGTCGCACGTGCAGGTGCGTCTCGACCCCGACGCGGCCGTCGTCGTCCCGGCGGAGACGCCCGGTCAGCCGGCCTGCGCGTAG
- a CDS encoding bifunctional 3'-5' exonuclease/DNA polymerase, with protein MRILVSTVDGGAQLRPLPDSAEAGREGGAGAAGRVAADTPAGGTVPAAALPGRVRELETAHRPRWVWADTASVYPPLLRAGVRVERCQDLRLCHAILRHAAASAGSEIATSPEGPWDHHPADPDHEPTLLDAVAPELGPEDVLAEQVRQDAAVEAATEPGRLRLLLAAESAGALLAAEMAHDGLPWDRDVHDRLLTELLGPRPAPGGRPPRVEALAAEIRQHLDAPGLNPDSAPELLRALHSAGVEVATTRKWELVRHDHPVIPPLLEYKKLSRLLSANGWAWMDTWVRPRPGAARSRFHPDYVPGGVVTGRWATSGGGALQLPKQVRAAVAADPGWRLVVADAAQLEPRVLAAMSHDTAMARAAQGGDLYQGLVDQGIVDTRARAKVAMLGALYGATTGEAGQLMPRLLRAYPRATAVVEDAARTGERGGVVSTWLGRTSPPPPERWWEARRRAADADATGEDTRRARQLARDWGRFTRNFVVQGTAAEWALCWMAELRLRLRSMGAARGDLSSPDGTATGPHLVFFLHDEVIVHTPAELADDVAAAVRGSAAVAGRLLFGDFPVDFALDVAVVENYAQAG; from the coding sequence GTGAGGATCCTGGTCTCGACCGTCGACGGCGGCGCGCAGCTGCGCCCGCTCCCTGACAGCGCCGAGGCCGGCCGGGAAGGTGGTGCGGGCGCCGCGGGACGGGTCGCCGCAGACACGCCGGCGGGTGGGACCGTACCCGCCGCGGCGCTCCCCGGACGCGTCCGCGAGCTCGAGACCGCGCACCGCCCCAGATGGGTGTGGGCGGACACGGCCTCCGTCTACCCGCCGCTCCTGCGCGCCGGCGTACGGGTGGAACGCTGCCAGGACCTCCGCCTGTGCCACGCGATCCTGCGGCACGCCGCCGCGAGCGCCGGGTCCGAGATCGCCACGTCCCCGGAGGGGCCGTGGGACCACCACCCCGCGGACCCCGACCACGAGCCGACGCTCCTCGACGCCGTCGCCCCTGAGCTCGGCCCCGAGGACGTCCTGGCCGAGCAGGTCCGCCAGGACGCCGCGGTGGAGGCCGCGACCGAGCCCGGCCGGCTCCGCCTGCTGCTCGCCGCCGAGTCCGCGGGCGCGCTGCTCGCTGCCGAGATGGCCCACGACGGACTGCCGTGGGACCGCGACGTCCACGACCGGCTCCTCACCGAGCTGCTCGGTCCCCGTCCCGCCCCCGGCGGACGTCCGCCGCGGGTGGAGGCGCTCGCCGCCGAGATCAGGCAGCACCTCGACGCCCCCGGCCTGAACCCCGACTCCGCGCCCGAGCTCCTTCGGGCGCTGCACTCGGCCGGCGTCGAGGTGGCCACCACGCGCAAGTGGGAGCTGGTCCGCCACGACCACCCCGTGATCCCGCCGCTGCTGGAGTACAAGAAGCTCTCCCGCCTGCTCAGCGCGAACGGGTGGGCGTGGATGGACACGTGGGTGCGCCCCCGGCCGGGCGCCGCCCGCTCACGCTTCCACCCCGACTACGTCCCGGGCGGGGTGGTCACCGGCCGGTGGGCCACCAGCGGCGGCGGGGCGCTGCAGCTGCCCAAGCAGGTCCGGGCGGCTGTCGCGGCCGACCCCGGCTGGCGGCTCGTCGTCGCCGACGCCGCCCAGCTCGAACCGCGGGTGCTCGCCGCCATGTCGCACGACACGGCCATGGCGCGGGCGGCGCAGGGCGGCGACCTGTACCAGGGCCTCGTCGACCAGGGCATCGTCGACACCCGTGCCCGCGCGAAGGTGGCGATGCTCGGCGCGCTCTACGGGGCGACCACCGGCGAGGCGGGCCAGCTCATGCCGCGGCTGCTGCGCGCCTACCCACGCGCGACCGCCGTCGTCGAGGACGCCGCGCGCACCGGCGAGCGCGGCGGGGTGGTCAGCACGTGGCTGGGCCGGACCTCCCCGCCCCCGCCGGAGAGGTGGTGGGAGGCGAGGCGCCGCGCGGCCGACGCCGACGCCACCGGCGAGGACACCCGGCGCGCCCGGCAGCTGGCGCGCGACTGGGGCCGGTTCACCCGCAACTTTGTCGTGCAGGGCACCGCCGCGGAGTGGGCGCTGTGCTGGATGGCGGAGCTCCGGCTGCGGCTGCGGTCCATGGGCGCGGCGCGCGGCGACCTTTCCTCCCCGGACGGGACGGCGACGGGGCCGCACCTCGTCTTCTTCCTCCATGACGAGGTCATCGTCCACACCCCTGCCGAGCTGGCTGACGACGTCGCGGCCGCCGTCCGCGGGTCCGCCGCCGTGGCGGGGCGCCTGCTCTTCGGCGACTTCCCGGTCGACTTCGCGCTCGACGTCGCCGTCGTGGAGAACTACGCGCAGGCCGGCTGA
- a CDS encoding SRPBCC family protein: MSPTPTGSLSATADGRDLELARTLDVPVEEVWAWLTEPDKTARWIGRWSGAPGVGRTVRFAMTFEEGGFESDVTILACEPPRHLAVELGEEVGGWQLEVIVAEAGGGSTVTLLHHLDDGAALAEVGPGWEYYLDNLLAALAGRSPVQFADYYPAQSSYYAGLDGGAGSEAREA; encoded by the coding sequence ATGAGCCCGACCCCCACCGGTTCGCTGAGCGCGACCGCCGACGGCCGTGACCTCGAGCTCGCCCGCACCCTCGACGTACCCGTGGAGGAGGTCTGGGCGTGGCTGACCGAGCCGGACAAGACGGCTCGCTGGATCGGCAGGTGGTCGGGCGCGCCGGGCGTCGGCCGCACGGTCCGGTTCGCCATGACGTTCGAGGAGGGCGGCTTCGAGTCCGACGTCACCATCCTCGCGTGCGAGCCGCCGCGGCACCTGGCGGTCGAGCTGGGCGAGGAGGTCGGCGGCTGGCAGCTCGAGGTCATCGTCGCCGAGGCCGGCGGAGGCAGCACCGTGACGCTCCTCCACCACCTCGACGACGGCGCCGCGCTCGCCGAGGTCGGGCCCGGCTGGGAGTACTACCTCGACAACCTGCTCGCCGCGCTGGCGGGCCGCTCGCCCGTGCAGTTCGCGGACTACTACCCCGCCCAGTCCTCCTACTACGCGGGGCTCGACGGCGGCGCGGGATCCGAGGCCCGCGAGGCCTGA
- a CDS encoding putative quinol monooxygenase, which translates to MTYGRLGRFTAQPGGRDELVAVLRRAAEAMHRDPGCLHYVVGTSQEPDAVWVWEAWTDKAAHDASLEPPEVRETIAAAMPLIAGMSDVAELDVVGGKGLPEEHA; encoded by the coding sequence ATGACGTACGGCCGCCTCGGCAGGTTCACCGCGCAGCCCGGTGGCCGCGACGAGCTCGTGGCCGTGCTGCGCCGGGCGGCCGAGGCCATGCACCGCGACCCCGGCTGCCTCCACTACGTGGTCGGCACGTCGCAGGAGCCGGACGCCGTCTGGGTGTGGGAGGCCTGGACCGACAAGGCGGCTCACGACGCCTCTCTGGAGCCCCCCGAGGTGCGGGAGACGATCGCCGCGGCGATGCCGCTGATCGCCGGCATGTCGGACGTGGCGGAGCTGGACGTCGTCGGGGGCAAGGGACTTCCGGAGGAGCACGCATGA
- a CDS encoding TspO/MBR family protein, whose product MRPRTLAATAAAVVATAVAGSLATDPDDRWYRDLDKPSWQPPPVAFPVVWTALYADIAAASAAVLSDEAPTPADHRAYRVALGTNLALNAGWSWLFFRSRRPWLAAAECLVLTASSADLVRRTARVRPRAGAALAPYAAWCAFATVLSTAIARRN is encoded by the coding sequence ATGAGACCGAGAACGCTCGCCGCCACCGCGGCCGCTGTCGTGGCGACGGCGGTGGCCGGCTCCCTCGCGACCGACCCGGACGACCGGTGGTACCGCGACCTCGACAAGCCGTCGTGGCAGCCGCCGCCCGTCGCCTTCCCCGTGGTCTGGACGGCGTTGTACGCCGACATCGCCGCGGCCTCGGCCGCGGTGCTCAGCGACGAGGCGCCCACGCCGGCCGACCACCGGGCGTACCGCGTGGCCCTCGGCACGAACCTGGCCCTCAACGCCGGCTGGAGCTGGCTCTTCTTCCGCTCCCGGCGGCCCTGGCTCGCGGCGGCGGAGTGCCTCGTGCTCACCGCGAGCTCGGCGGACCTCGTGCGCCGGACGGCCCGCGTCCGCCCGCGTGCCGGGGCCGCCCTGGCCCCCTACGCCGCGTGGTGCGCCTTCGCGACCGTCCTGTCCACGGCCATCGCCCGCCGCAACTGA
- a CDS encoding general stress protein — protein sequence MTVSTARPTADYRTLVELGTYREAQSLVDHLSDNGFPVGEVRIVGSGLHTVEQVTRRVTNGAAALRGAGSGAWFGLLLGLLLGLFLPGAAWLAVLLTAVVLGAVWGAIFGFLAHWSTRGERDFASVKGLEADRYEVQVSATELGRARQVAGL from the coding sequence ATGACTGTGTCCACCGCACGTCCTACCGCCGACTACCGCACGCTGGTCGAGCTCGGCACGTACCGCGAGGCGCAGAGCCTCGTCGACCACCTGTCCGACAACGGCTTCCCCGTCGGCGAGGTCCGCATCGTCGGGTCCGGCCTGCACACGGTCGAGCAGGTCACCAGGCGCGTCACCAACGGCGCCGCCGCGCTGCGCGGCGCGGGCAGCGGCGCCTGGTTCGGCCTGCTGCTCGGACTGCTGCTCGGCCTCTTCCTGCCCGGCGCCGCCTGGCTCGCCGTCCTCCTCACCGCCGTCGTGCTCGGTGCCGTCTGGGGGGCCATCTTCGGCTTCCTCGCGCACTGGAGCACCCGCGGCGAGCGTGACTTCGCCTCCGTCAAGGGCCTGGAGGCCGACCGCTACGAGGTCCAGGTCAGCGCCACCGAGCTGGGACGCGCCCGGCAGGTCGCCGGCCTCTGA
- a CDS encoding GNAT family N-acetyltransferase, with the protein METTVRAAENRFEILVDDAVVGVAEYLDDGDRRIFDHTRVDDAMSGRGLAGRLVGHALDETRKEGRRVVPVCTYVAAYVERHEEYADLVEPASDDDGDLVAARS; encoded by the coding sequence ATGGAGACCACAGTTCGCGCGGCCGAGAACCGGTTCGAGATCCTCGTCGACGACGCGGTCGTCGGCGTGGCCGAGTACCTCGACGACGGGGACCGGCGCATCTTCGACCACACGAGGGTCGACGACGCGATGTCCGGCAGGGGCCTGGCGGGCCGGCTCGTCGGGCACGCCCTGGACGAGACCCGGAAGGAGGGTCGGCGCGTCGTGCCGGTCTGCACCTACGTGGCCGCCTACGTCGAGCGTCATGAGGAGTACGCCGACCTCGTGGAGCCGGCCTCCGACGACGACGGCGACCTCGTCGCAGCGAGGTCCTGA
- a CDS encoding lipase maturation factor family protein, producing the protein MEWFGAGDYDAARFVLQRGIALLYLVAFVVVLRQFRPLLGEHGLLPVPRFLELAGGRAGPTLFRRRYSDRLLLAVAWAGVVLALSVVVGLPQSGPPWVPMLVFLAMYGLYLSIVNVGQVFYGFGWESLLLEAGFLAAFLGSDEVAPPVVVIFLFRWLVFRVEFGAGMIKMRGDVVWRDLTALYYHHETQPMPGPLSWFFHHLPRPLHKVEVAANHVTQLIVPWLLFAPQPVATFAAAVVVVTQGWLVLSGNFAWLNWLTMVLAFSAVSDDVLGRVLPRGDAAHAPTPVWFVVVVLAVGAFLVVLSWWPARNLVSKRQAMNASFNRWHLVGAYGAFGSITRRRSEVVVEGTEDDDPFTTDWHEYEFRGKPGSVDRWPRQYAPYHLRLDWGMWFLALGSPSQHRWFTMLLRRLLEADGPTLRLLAHDPFEGRRPRYVRARVFRYRYSTLDELRRKHRWWARQEEGLLVAPQDLASMRRLG; encoded by the coding sequence GTGGAGTGGTTCGGTGCCGGGGACTACGACGCCGCCCGGTTCGTGCTGCAGCGCGGCATCGCGTTGCTCTACCTCGTCGCGTTCGTCGTGGTGCTGCGTCAGTTCCGGCCGCTGCTCGGTGAGCACGGCCTCCTGCCGGTCCCCCGCTTCCTCGAGCTGGCCGGCGGGCGGGCCGGACCGACCTTGTTCCGCCGTCGCTACTCGGACCGGCTGCTGCTCGCGGTCGCCTGGGCGGGCGTGGTGCTGGCGCTGAGCGTCGTCGTCGGGCTGCCGCAGTCCGGTCCGCCCTGGGTGCCGATGCTGGTGTTCCTCGCGATGTACGGGCTGTACCTCTCGATCGTCAACGTCGGGCAGGTCTTCTACGGCTTCGGGTGGGAGTCCCTGCTGCTGGAGGCCGGCTTCCTCGCCGCGTTCCTCGGCTCGGACGAGGTGGCGCCGCCGGTCGTGGTGATCTTCCTGTTCCGCTGGCTGGTGTTCCGCGTGGAGTTCGGCGCCGGGATGATCAAGATGCGCGGCGACGTCGTGTGGCGGGACCTGACGGCGCTGTACTACCACCACGAGACCCAGCCGATGCCCGGGCCGCTCAGCTGGTTCTTCCACCACCTCCCCCGCCCGCTGCACAAGGTCGAGGTGGCGGCCAACCACGTCACCCAGCTGATCGTGCCGTGGCTGCTCTTCGCGCCCCAGCCGGTGGCCACCTTCGCGGCCGCGGTCGTCGTCGTGACGCAGGGGTGGCTGGTGCTGTCCGGCAACTTCGCGTGGCTGAACTGGCTCACCATGGTCCTGGCGTTCTCCGCGGTGTCCGACGACGTGCTCGGCCGGGTCCTGCCGCGCGGCGACGCCGCGCACGCCCCGACGCCGGTGTGGTTCGTGGTCGTCGTACTGGCGGTCGGTGCGTTCCTGGTGGTGCTGAGCTGGTGGCCCGCGAGGAACCTGGTCTCGAAGCGCCAGGCGATGAACGCCTCGTTCAACCGGTGGCACCTCGTCGGCGCCTACGGCGCCTTCGGTTCCATCACGCGGCGCCGCTCGGAGGTGGTGGTCGAGGGCACGGAGGACGACGACCCGTTCACCACCGACTGGCACGAGTACGAGTTCAGGGGCAAGCCCGGCAGCGTCGACCGGTGGCCGCGCCAGTACGCGCCGTACCACCTGCGGCTGGACTGGGGCATGTGGTTCCTGGCGCTCGGCTCCCCCTCGCAGCACCGGTGGTTCACGATGCTGCTGCGCCGCCTGCTGGAGGCCGACGGCCCCACCCTGCGCCTGCTCGCCCACGACCCCTTCGAGGGGCGCCGTCCGCGCTACGTCCGGGCACGCGTGTTCCGGTACCGGTACTCCACCCTCGACGAGCTGCGCCGTAAGCACCGGTGGTGGGCACGCCAGGAGGAGGGCCTGCTCGTCGCTCCCCAGGACCTGGCGTCGATGCGCCGGCTGGGCTGA
- a CDS encoding heavy-metal-associated domain-containing protein: MSTETPATTRTVLRAEGFSCPSCVAKIEKQVGRLDGVTDVKVHFASGRVEVGHDATRASVDDLVEAVGKAGYVARPSAF, encoded by the coding sequence ATGAGCACCGAGACACCCGCCACCACCCGCACCGTCCTGCGCGCCGAGGGGTTCTCCTGCCCCTCGTGCGTCGCCAAGATCGAGAAGCAGGTCGGCCGGCTCGACGGCGTCACGGACGTGAAGGTCCACTTCGCCAGCGGACGCGTGGAGGTCGGCCACGACGCCACGAGGGCCAGCGTCGACGACCTCGTCGAGGCGGTCGGCAAGGCGGGCTACGTGGCTCGCCCGTCGGCCTTCTGA
- a CDS encoding cupin domain-containing protein → MADLSQLAAAHLAAAKADERGRSPELLVHDGPLRQTIIALAAGTELAEHNSPDAASLQVLLGRVQVTGDTVELAAGQLAVLTHERHAVRALEDSVFLLTTVTSVGQTAEPQRGR, encoded by the coding sequence GTGGCCGACCTGTCCCAGCTCGCCGCTGCTCACCTCGCCGCCGCGAAGGCCGACGAGCGCGGTCGCAGCCCGGAGCTGCTCGTGCACGACGGCCCGCTGCGCCAGACGATCATCGCGCTCGCGGCGGGCACCGAGCTGGCCGAGCACAACTCGCCCGACGCCGCCAGCCTCCAGGTGCTCCTCGGCCGGGTGCAGGTCACCGGCGACACCGTCGAGCTCGCCGCCGGTCAGCTGGCCGTCCTGACGCACGAGCGGCACGCCGTCCGCGCCCTCGAGGACTCGGTGTTCCTGCTGACCACGGTGACCAGCGTCGGGCAGACGGCCGAGCCGCAGCGGGGACGGTAG
- a CDS encoding AAA family ATPase, with translation MSSSEQGATRPVVTLFETYGAGASYVGPRVAEALGLPFHRQAFSSEDLEAEEARREKEGLLSRVFSAMGHGYAGPEGGAVPVAQRDRYELVMENTRIVQEEAEQGGVIMGRNGAFILAGRPASLHVLLDGPVEKRIARAARETGIGPERAARRQRREDEVRGQMSLDLYGWDPRRPDRYDLVMNTGSLSLDECVAIIVHAARVRAGLAEGPAMPSAAPPPAGG, from the coding sequence ATGTCGAGCAGCGAGCAGGGCGCCACCAGGCCGGTGGTCACCCTCTTCGAGACCTACGGCGCCGGCGCGAGCTACGTCGGCCCCCGGGTGGCCGAGGCGCTCGGCCTGCCGTTCCACCGCCAGGCGTTCAGCTCCGAGGATCTGGAGGCCGAGGAGGCGCGGCGGGAGAAGGAAGGTCTGCTCTCCCGCGTGTTCAGCGCGATGGGCCACGGCTACGCCGGCCCCGAGGGGGGCGCCGTCCCGGTCGCTCAGCGCGACCGCTACGAGCTCGTCATGGAGAACACGCGCATCGTCCAGGAGGAGGCGGAGCAGGGCGGGGTGATCATGGGCCGCAACGGCGCCTTCATCCTCGCCGGGCGCCCCGCCAGCCTGCACGTGCTCCTCGACGGCCCGGTGGAGAAGCGGATCGCACGCGCCGCCCGGGAGACCGGCATCGGCCCCGAGCGCGCCGCCAGGAGGCAGAGGCGCGAGGACGAGGTCCGCGGTCAGATGTCCCTCGACCTCTACGGGTGGGACCCGCGCAGGCCGGACCGGTACGACCTGGTCATGAACACCGGGTCGCTGTCCCTCGACGAGTGCGTCGCGATCATCGTCCACGCCGCGCGCGTCCGTGCCGGCCTGGCGGAGGGGCCGGCCATGCCGTCGGCCGCGCCGCCTCCCGCGGGCGGCTGA